In one window of Arachis ipaensis cultivar K30076 chromosome B06, Araip1.1, whole genome shotgun sequence DNA:
- the LOC107646396 gene encoding uncharacterized protein LOC107646396, with protein MIGCASQGQGSSTRSTTRTRSRTRPSRVPERCGCGYRPVLRWSGTTTNPDKPFFGCPNYNTRGKTLCGFFLWADDVEEEEEHEGRVDATAVDNEQVRVNSAWRIGKLEAEIRTQKSMIQFLGIVVFFTVVAVLIMTLKF; from the exons ATGATTGGGTGTGCGAGCCAGGGTCAAGGAAGCTCTACACGATCGACGACGAGAACGCGGAGTCGGACTAGACCGTCGCGGGTACCAGAGCGATGTGGGTGCGGCTACCGGCCGGTGCTTCGTTGGTCTGGAACAACTACCAACCCAGATAAGCCCTTCTTCGGTTGTCCAAATTACAAT ACTAGGGGCAAAACATTGTGTGGATTTTTTCTCTGGGCTgatgatgtagaagaagaagaggaacatGAAGGAAGAGTGGATGCAACTGCAGTTGACAATGAGCAAGTGAGAGTGAATTCAGCTTGGAGGATTGGAAAATTGGAAGCTGAAATAAGGACCCAAAAATCTATGATACAATTCTTAGGCATAGTGGTGTTTTTCACTGTAGTTGCTGTATTGATTATGACTTTGAAGTTCTGA
- the LOC107646394 gene encoding uncharacterized protein LOC107646394: MPAYQGDDLVTDIRVLHRVFWSYYPCIRAFRHCKPVVQVDGTHLYRKYKGCLLVAVSQDGNNDIVQIAFAIVEGEISDAWHFFLSNLRQHVVMRDSVGLISDQHKSINAVVARSNGAWSPPRAFHMFCIRHIESNFLRKFKAPYLQKLVVNIGYSRTVREYELCYQPLRERGEAYTTWLNRIPREQLHANQLASGNIQVNCFDRQNEVFEVREMASGVEFAVDLRRQRCDCGEFQVDRISCRHVFACCANQRLDWQVYVHEVYKIDQVRRVYRARFRPLENPTTWPAYNGPRFVPNPYLRRVTKGRPRMTCFLNEMDTRMLRRPRICRQCGAEGHSHSRCR; encoded by the exons atgcctgCATATCAAGGCGATGACTTGGTTACGGATATCCGGGTGTTACATCgagtcttctggagttattaccccTGTATTAGAGCATTCAGACATTGTAAACCAGTTGTCCAAGTAGATGGGACTCACTTGTACAGAAAGTACAAGGGTTGTCTGTTGGTTGCAGTTTCACAGGATGGAAACAACGATATCGTCCAAATTGCATTTGCTATTGTGGAGGGAGAGATTTCTGATGCGTGGCACTTTTTTCTGAGTAACCTGCGACAGCATGTAGTGATGCGGGATAGTGTGGGACTGATCTCTGACCAACACAAATCCATCAATGCAGTTGTGGCTCGCAGTAACGGAGCTTGGTCGCCTCCCAGAGCTTTCCACATGTTTTGCATCAGGCATATAGAGTCGAATTTTTTGAGAAAGTTTAAGGCACCATACCTACAGAAGCTTGTCGTCAATATAG GATATTCGAGGACGGTCCGCGAGTACGAATTGTGTTACCAACCTTTACGAGAACGGGGCGAGGCTTACACAACCTGGCTAAACCGAATCCCCCGCGAACA GTTGCATGCAAATCAACTTGCTTCAGGAAACATCCAGGTGAATTGCTTCGACAGGCAGAATGAGGTCTTTGAAGTGCGTGAGATGGCAAGTGGAGTGGAGTTTGCCGTCGACCTCCGTCGACAACGATGTGACTGCGGTGAGTTCCAGGTGGACCGAATTTCTTGTAGACATGTGTTTGCGTGTTGTGCAAATCAACGACTAGATTGGCAAGTTTATGTTCATGAGGTGTATAAGATTGACCAAGTTCGACGGGTTTACCGAGCCAGGTTTAGGCCACTGGAGAATCCTACTACATGGCCTGCTTACAACGGGCCTCGATTCGTTCCGAATCCGTACCTGAGACGAGTAACCAAAGGTCGTCCAAGGATGACGTGCTTCTTGAACGAGATGGACACGCGAATGTTACGTCGTCCTAGGATATGTAGGCAATGTGGGGCTGAGGGACACAGCCATAGTAGATGTCGTTAG
- the LOC110263707 gene encoding serine/threonine-protein phosphatase 7 long form homolog — MGTFVSSLLYLTCDHPLPLDRYNDRVEEHLQFTGFFHISQIRVVQGQKALVNALVKRWHPDTYTFHLLVGECAVTLEDVAVILGLPTDGLPVTGMTMSSFEALEAECLQQFGIAPRKSDLLFGDKSRTSVHWKFLPLLRDFGSIGQYSWGFACLEHLYRSLCRASRFDCKEIDERNCVNELSHIRWHNWECGDRHFRYLTLEQFRKALDDLQEGQFVWLAYAVDHIELDIIPPDIYMHLVVWSATVPLVSFEIIEWHAIDRFRRQFGFVQGVPHQERNLDKAHGMVLTGPKNIDWTTATTQSFWVIQWTNRYNHIQTELPMPPQHPLDIYMYRYRARYGNHLNLSDRVGQENVEGNQVMDDDNEEQEQQSPPPPPPPPPPPPPTQEQPQFSNPYVPQTQFTTSYPIHQQY, encoded by the exons atgggtacttttgtcagc AGTTTACTGTATCTGACATGTGATCACCCACTCCCTCTGGATCGATACAATGATAGGGTTGAGGAGCATTTACAGTTTACTGGTTTCTTTCATATTTCTCAAATTAGAGTAGTTCAAGGTCAAAAAGCACTGGTAAATGCACTAGTCAAAAGGTGGCACCCAGACACATATACCTTTCACCTTCTTGTTGGTGAATGTGCTGTGACACTGGAAGATGTTGCTGTTATCCTTGGTCTTCCAACAGACGGTCTTCCAGTCACAGGGATGACTATGAGTAGTTTTGAAGCCTTAGAGGCGGAGTGTTTGCAGCAATTTGGGATTGCACCAAGGAAGTCGGACC TCTTGTTTGGTGACAAGTCTAGGACATCTGTGCACTGGAAGTTCTTGCCTTTGCTTCGTGATTTTGGTAGTATCGGACAGTACAGTTGGGGATTTGCATGCTTGGAACACCTGTACAGGTCATTATGCAGGGCATCTCGTTTCGACTGCAAGGAAATCGATG AAAGGAATTGTGTTAATGAATTAAGTCATATTAGGTGGCATAATTGGGAGTGTGGAGACCGACACTTTAGGTATCTTACACTTGAGCAGTTTAGGAAAGCCTTGGATGATCTCCAGGAAGGCCAG TTTGTGTGGCTTGCTTATGCTGTTGATCACATTGAACTAGATATAATTCCTCCAGATATCTACATGCACTTGGTTGTGTGGAGCGCTACGGTGCCATTAGTGTCTTTTGAAATCATTGAGTGGCATGCAATCGATAGGTTTAGGAGACAGTTTGGTTTCGTGCAGGGAGTCCCTCATCAGGAACGGAATCTTGATAAGGCACACGGAATGGTCCTGACTGGTCCTAAGAATATTGACTGGACCACGGCCACGACTCAATCATTTTGGGTGATACAGTGGACAAACAGGTATAACCACATTCAAACTGAGCTTCCCATGCCTCCACAGCATCCCTTGGATATTTACATGTACAGGTACCGTGCAAGATATGGCAACCACTTGAACCTGTCGGATCGTGTGGGTCAAGAGAATGTTGAGGGTAATCAAGTCATGGATGATGACAATGAAGAACAGGAGCAACAGTCAccgccacctccacctccacctccacctccacctccacctacACAAGAACAACCGCAATTTTCAAACCCATATGTACCACAAACACAGTTTACTACATCATATCCAATACATCAGCAATATTGA
- the LOC110263912 gene encoding leucine-rich repeat receptor-like kinase protein FLORAL ORGAN NUMBER1, producing FNKIIKLPLLSSSPNSKFHNLHHSSSSSAAASHLVEQLLSNLKGATCNNGRILRPSRNNLSLRGTISPFLSNCTYLQSLDLSSNALTGPIPPDIQSLVNLAVLNLSSNQLQGQIPPQLTMCAYLNVIDLHDNLLTGPIPQQLGLLVRLSTFDVSNNRLSEPIPPSLSNRTGTLPRFNATSFLGNKDLYSYPLPPIKTRGLSVLAIVGIGLGSGLASLVLRFTGVCIWLKVTEHKMALDEGKISQFMPGGWQQQRRKTKDEGCEIWNLGKKIEGVIWKFY from the coding sequence tttaataaaattatcaaattaccccttctatcttcttccccaaattccaaatttcacaaccttcATCATTCGTCTTCCTCCTCTGCTGCTGCCAGCCACCTTGTGGAACAACTACTATCCAACCTGAAAGGGGCAACCTGCAACAACGGCCGCATCTTGAGGCCCTCCCGCAACAACCTCTCTCTCAGAGGAACCATCTCTCCCTTCCTCTCCAACTGCACCTACCTCCAATCACTCGACCTCTCCTCCAACGCCCTCACCGGACCCATCCCTCCCGACATCCAGTCCCTCGTCAACCTCGCCGTCCTCAACCTCTCTTCTAACCAACTCCAGGGCCAGATCCCGCCACAGCTCACAATGTGCGCCTACCTCAACGTCATTGACCTCCATGATAACCTCCTCACTGGTCCCATTCCCCAGCAATTGGGCCTCCTCGTCAGGCTCTCCACCTTCGATGTATCTAATAACAGGCTTTCCGAACCCATACCGCCTTCTTTGTCCAACCGGACCGGCACTCTTCCCCGCTTCAACGCTACCTCCTTCTTGGGGAACAAGGATCTCTACAGCTACCCTCTTCCGCCCATCAAGACTAGGGGCTTGTCTGTTTTGGCCATTGTTGGGATCGGGCTCGGGAGTGGCCTTGCCAGCCTCGTCCTTAGGTTCACTGGGGTTTGCATATGGTTGAAAGTCACGGAGCACAAGATGGCTCTGGATGAAGGCAAAATCAGTCAGTTCATGCCTGGTGGCTGGCAGCAGCAGAGGAGGAAGACGAAGGATgagggttgtgaaatttggaatttggggaagaagatagaaggggtaatttggaaattttattaa